A segment of the Diachasmimorpha longicaudata isolate KC_UGA_2023 chromosome 5, iyDiaLong2, whole genome shotgun sequence genome:
TGGCAGTGGTGGTGCGTGTTTCTCCGGGTTTCGTCAAGGAAAGTGAGGATGGAGTGACTGTGGAGATGAGTGGCTGCCCTTGGAGGGTGTTCTGGGCAGCTGCACTCACAGGGGCTAGGGCAGGGATATCTATTCTCCTCGGGGATCGAACTTTAATTCCTCTCCGAGCAGTGGGATCTTCGGGCGGAACTGGAGGCATACCGTTCACTGGTGATTTCGGAAGTATCTTGGTTTGCACTCCCTTTCCAGCCGCTTGCAGCTGCCTTAAATTCTGAACCCCATGATCCTGTGGATATTAATGAGATCAGGCTCATCCTCGAGACGATGGTATCGTTGATACTTACCGTCAAGAAGTTGACTTGAAGCCCAACAGATCGATTGATCTTAATAGGTGTTACATTGCTGATCGGACTATTTCTGCGATCTGCACTGAAACGATTTAACACCATTTCAAAATCATTGATCTGTTTGGACAACTGTTGACACTTGACTCGCGTCGCTTCCTGATTGCGCTCAGATATCTTGGCCTTCTCGCGGAGTTTTCCGATTTCCTCGCGCATTGTTATCGTCTCGACAATTTTTTGGATAAACAGCTCCTCGAGTTGCTGGAGAAATCGTTCAACGATAAATCTTAATTTTTCttagaaaatatgaaaaaaacattcacttACCTCTTGTGTAAGTTTTTTCAGCTTCTCCTTGTTGTCTCTCAGGAAAAATCTCCGTACAGTTTCAAATGTCTTCTTTGATTCTGTTTTAACGGATTCTGGTTTAGTTTGAGCATTTTCCTTTTCAATATcagtcttgaattttttagatGTTGCCAGATCCAATCGCTCATCACATTCCATGTTACGCTTCAGGGAGGCCGGCGATTGGGCCTTTTGTTTTGGAGTGTAAGGTATCATTGAATCCGTTGAATCTGAATCAGTGTCATTGTTCAATGTTACCATATTCTTTCTCACTGTGACCTCCGCTTTCTGGGCTGCTTCACGCTTTGCTCGCGTCACAATCTCTTTTCCTGTAATGATTTTCCGGGTGAAATCAGGCATTCAGAAAGGACTGATTACCATCAAGCAAACCAAACTAACAGATCCATTGGAAATAAACATAACTAAGAAGAACCAAATAAGAAGAGGATTTCGTATCCAGACTGCAGCGATAACAAATCATAAACAAAGTAGAAACTGATAGAATATAGAAATAATTATCCACAAAAGAAAATAGGAAAAACCAAAATTACATAATCGCATTCAAAGGAAACCAATGCCAAGAGTCAATAATCATTCTGACATGACATttataaattgaattctctTCCTACCTGCTACGATCTCGGCATCACCACGGGATCTTCTAGTTCTACGTGTTTTCGTTTCCTCCAAATTTTCGCTGTTAGTCTCAAGGACTCCACTGGTCGGCTTGGATTTGTCAGCCGTCCTGTCTGTTGTCAAACTATCATTGGCACTATGTGAGACATTGCTGTTCACCGAGTCAGCGGTATTGTCATCATCAAGATCGATGATCTCATCTTGGTTCCTAGATACCGCCAACAGTGACTTCAGAATTGCATTTGGTGGGGCTGATTTTTCAgttgttccatcagtttcctccaaaatttcaatagCATCATCAGTGGCTTTAGGCGTCTCCTGAGATTCTAAACAGGTAATTTTGCTGGGAACAGCTGTGTCATTCTGTGATAAACTCAATCTGCGCTTGACACTGGCCTCATCATTGGTCGTCGCGTCAGCGGACTCATTCGGCTCAGCAATTGTTTCACTATCTACATCTGATATTGTCTCTCCACACTCCAAAGACGGTGAAGAATTCTCTCCTTCACTAACTTTGTTCTTTAATGCCATGGAACTGTCACTGGTGACAGATTCGtctttggaattttcattgacaattTCTGTCCGTTCAGCTGACGTGCTTCCCACGTCTGCTGACTTTTCCGTCGGGGATTCTTCATTAGTATTCAATGGCGGACTATTATCCTCATCAGTTACCAATTTCGAAGTGTCTTTCACTTGCTCATTGATTCCTTTTTCTGGTTCCGAATCATCTTCTGAGATTATGTGATTACTATCGGCAGTTGGGAATGCAGAAACTGGTGTAGAATTATCACtcttttttttagtttctagATTAAGAATGGAGCTTTTGCTTTTGGAAGAATCTTCACGGGACTTCAGCTCAGTCCTCCCCTGGATTGGAGACGATGCTCGTGATGGTGGTGAGGCTCTGACACTATCTTCTACTAGTCCCACATCATTCGGTGTGCTTTCATGATCATCAAGATCGATACTATCAGAACTAATATCACTCAGGTCTGAGAAAcactttgtaaatatttttttcttcccctgATTGGAGGACAACTCCGGTACCTCCGGACTATTCAATTTCGAATTTCTTTTCGGACTAAAATTGTTTCGGCTTTcgcgataattatttttttctacttgaaaattttcagtaatATCATCATCATTTCCACACTCTCCACCATCTTTTTCACTATTCGTTAGTTTACTTAGTTGCAATGTTTTACTGTTCGTACCACGAACGTCGGGGGTCGATTCTGCAATCAACAAATTCACGTCTAAGGTTTCCTCTTGTATTCTAAATCTTATATTTACTTAACTTATCTATCTTTACTGATTTTTAATCCTATTCGTGCTGTGaatatgataattttaatgCTGATGAACTCCATCTCTCGATCACTCGAGATCTGTCAAT
Coding sequences within it:
- the LOC135162408 gene encoding activating transcription factor 7-interacting protein 1 isoform X1, coding for MMESVQAQPIHLTETKPHAEHGLEEISKQLENELLYGEGDDGETLSDDALSEDSYRLRVSDDENGDDKIEASKHVENHDNNVEKTKLPESTPDVRGTNSKTLQLSKLTNSEKDGGECGNDDDITENFQVEKNNYRESRNNFSPKRNSKLNSPEVPELSSNQGKKKIFTKCFSDLSDISSDSIDLDDHESTPNDVGLVEDSVRASPPSRASSPIQGRTELKSREDSSKSKSSILNLETKKKSDNSTPVSAFPTADSNHIISEDDSEPEKGINEQVKDTSKLVTDEDNSPPLNTNEESPTEKSADVGSTSAERTEIVNENSKDESVTSDSSMALKNKVSEGENSSPSLECGETISDVDSETIAEPNESADATTNDEASVKRRLSLSQNDTAVPSKITCLESQETPKATDDAIEILEETDGTTEKSAPPNAILKSLLAVSRNQDEIIDLDDDNTADSVNSNVSHSANDSLTTDRTADKSKPTSGVLETNSENLEETKTRRTRRSRGDAEIVAGKEIVTRAKREAAQKAEVTVRKNMVTLNNDTDSDSTDSMIPYTPKQKAQSPASLKRNMECDERLDLATSKKFKTDIEKENAQTKPESVKTESKKTFETVRRFFLRDNKEKLKKLTQEQLEELFIQKIVETITMREEIGKLREKAKISERNQEATRVKCQQLSKQINDFEMVLNRFSADRRNSPISNVTPIKINRSVGLQVNFLTDHGVQNLRQLQAAGKGVQTKILPKSPVNGMPPVPPEDPTARRGIKVRSPRRIDIPALAPVSAAAQNTLQGQPLISTVTPSSLSLTKPGETRTTTANTTQPIHHVVINGATNSITRTKVLTPNNKTNTNLIDLTDEPERKHSIPPPLTAIIPSSTGPTHVSKVSGRYQRVIPATTSVTIPQSALRVVQPAGQPTPTALVNNMSSIGGIPRFVVMQPGRQLVVSNNNNQVRAANATRPSLSNITYASVPAMANGTVRVVPTSGTTVQLYKVSHPAPLPDCVSYKPDPSLKLPPPAPSLKISKVQHGIVLSWNMALNEKYAEIASYQLYAYQEITGMAPNTSNWKKVGDVRALPLPMACTLTQFSEGNNYYFAVRAVDTHSRYGQYSQPGNISL
- the LOC135162408 gene encoding activating transcription factor 7-interacting protein 1 isoform X2 — protein: MMESVQAQPIHLTETKPHAEHGLEEISKQLENELLYGEGDDGETLSDDALSEDSYRLRVSDDENGDDKIEASKHVENHDNNVEKTKLPESTPDVRGTNSKTLQLSKLTNSEKDGGECGNDDDITENFQVEKNNYRESRNNFSPKRNSKLNSPEVPELSSNQGKKKIFTKCFSDLSDISSDSIDLDDHESTPNDVGLVEDSVRASPPSRASSPIQGRTELKSREDSSKSKSSILNLETKKKSDNSTPVSAFPTADSNHIISEDDSEPEKGINEQVKDTSKLVTDEDNSPPLNTNEESPTEKSADVGSTSAERTEIVNENSKDESVTSDSSMALKNKVSEGENSSPSLECGETISDVDSETIAEPNESADATTNDEASVKRRLSLSQNDTAVPSKITCLESQETPKATDDAIEILEETDGTTEKSAPPNAILKSLLAVSRNQDEIIDLDDDNTADSVNSNVSHSANDSLTTDRTADKSKPTSGVLETNSENLEETKTRRTRRSRGDAEIVAGKEIVTRAKREAAQKAEVTVRKNMVTLNNDTDSDSTDSMIPYTPKQKAQSPASLKRNMECDERLDLATSKKFKTDIEKENAQTKPESVKTESKKTFETVRRFFLRDNKEKLKKLTQEQLEELFIQKIVETITMREEIGKLREKAKISERNQEATRVKCQQLSKQINDFEMVLNRFSADRRNSPISNVTPIKINRSVGLQVNFLTDHGVQNLRQLQAAGKGVQTKILPKSPVNGMPPVPPEDPTARRGIKVRSPRRIDIPALAPVSAAAQNTLQGQPLISTVTPSSLSLTKPGETRTTTANTTQPIHHVVINGATNSITRTKVLTPNNKTNTNLIDLTDEPERKHSIPPPLTAIIPSSTGPTHVSKVSGRYQRVIPATTSVTIPQSALRVVQPAGQPTPTALVNNMSSIGGIPRFVVMQPGRQLVVSNNNNQVRAANATRPSLSNITYASVPAMANGTVRVVPTSGTTVQLYKHPAPLPDCVSYKPDPSLKLPPPAPSLKISKVQHGIVLSWNMALNEKYAEIASYQLYAYQEITGMAPNTSNWKKVGDVRALPLPMACTLTQFSEGNNYYFAVRAVDTHSRYGQYSQPGNISL